One Deltaproteobacteria bacterium genomic window carries:
- a CDS encoding type II toxin-antitoxin system RelE/ParE family toxin, translating into MRLVEYLDGHGRSAYARWFDSLNAPAAAKVAAAVHQLAAGNFSNVKGVGSGVFERKIEFGPGYRVYFGRDGDALVILLGGSSKQRQQEAIASARARWADYRRRKA; encoded by the coding sequence ATCCGGCTCGTTGAATACCTCGATGGCCACGGCCGTTCCGCCTACGCGAGGTGGTTCGACTCGTTGAATGCGCCGGCGGCGGCCAAAGTGGCTGCGGCTGTCCATCAGCTGGCCGCTGGCAATTTTTCGAACGTGAAAGGTGTTGGCTCCGGTGTGTTCGAACGGAAGATCGAGTTTGGTCCTGGCTACCGCGTCTATTTCGGCAGAGATGGAGATGCCCTGGTGATCTTGCTGGGTGGGAGCAGCAAGCAACGACAGCAGGAAGCCATCGCCTCGGCAAGAGCGCGATGGGCCGACTACCGGCGCCGGAAGGCGTGA